A single window of Microplitis demolitor isolate Queensland-Clemson2020A chromosome 7, iyMicDemo2.1a, whole genome shotgun sequence DNA harbors:
- the LOC103571029 gene encoding cadherin-23 isoform X1 — protein MVTMRIFIWIALLTSSVRGQVINRAPHFIHGGDMSRLAVSEGTLPGAAVYTLLGEDPEGSKLHYSISGEYFTVNRDNGVVTLRKSLDREAQDLIEVIISITDEGVAGSEPNTVSLRREIAVLDENDNPPMYHGRPYATRIPESASVGSLLLPEGTVTVTDRDGGVNADVDVKCVPASTDDDSCTVFNVTTEKITEGKYDVKISVLRPLNYERRSSYLITLLATDGASDPGKRLQAKATVAVDVLDVQDQPPIFLNAPYSAAIPENTSPGYTVMTIRARDGDTGQSRSVLLTLEGDDLNHFDLKTSKEGDITVGTLVTTEIPLDREESRILHDGGIYTFRVRATELINNEIPADSTASVVTIVVRDVDDLSPKFSDDFYNIKVLEDIGVDTPLPGLNMVVSDDDVGDNAKFRLALRDAPGYPGISRAFSVTPEFAQGRVPVVIKVRDPQVLDYDVDDPRKRELEFDVTASVGDRVAAFSRIHVSLLDANDHAPEFTQAVYKLSVREDSKPGAKFGDIVAMDLDSGAYGELTYTLRGFGADKFRTDSTEGGIWVAKPLDYETQKSYSLTMEARDGGGRVSTVNVLIELDDVNDNAPVFEQKEYSRTVREGATSFEPQMFVRATDVDGPAHGNGKVTYSISHHNGMTEDVFKINSETGEVIMNLPAKSGDTERGLYELDIRATDHGYPPLYSEAKLLVRVGVPGNQRPVFRGNFKGGPPGPNSYRARLLENASPGTEVIRVIANDPDGRDQLIQYYIASGAKDNFVIDSSSGIITVSPDARLDLDAGGDKYEVIVYAVDSGTPVRETATTTVTVTILDVNNKPPKFSNSTYLVYVSERAAIGDSVLKVTATDPDSDSKLKYSIVEPINAVDKTGVALKSTSPYDYKSAFRINSTSGMISVNRVLDYQVAAVIILTIQVEDVNAIVDKDKQIDKTEVTIYIQAFSDDNPIFLNSGWSANNPVIRVTVPEEQPLGTTLLMLSAKELSGHPVQRFELVREDADDSYVNVGVQSGNIVLSKRLDYESLGQKFIKFKVRALALDYDITRRMSETTVIVEVQDTNDNSPVFTQKDYKVSVLEDSKPGKIILNIKAIDMDSSNTEQEIRRGFGEVRYALTGENANLFEIDPMGGNIQIAENTALDRERQSVLRFYVIASDMPQGGAEQKTTRVLVTVDVLDVNDNAPSFLQSSYTAVIPENAPMNVSIVNITATDPDEGKGGEIHFEIIDEGEANGLFKINHKTGEISSAKKLTGKGRTEPYMMRVRAQDSGNPVLHSDVSLTLYIGDVVSNDGVPLFIRPTLDEIAYISENSTIGSPVFQVVASDPDDPNLPNGKITFKFLEDGNFGNDASAFRINGDTGLITTRKLLDREVKDSYTLILIAQDLGDPPQQASRVLQVIVNDIDDHKPHFKRSLDSPPIELSIQEEVPEGTVVGMIEAIDEDVGENGMIDYVIIYGNEGGLFTIERLDNNSAVIKTGGRIDRETSARHLITVKCYKYPVQKSDVIPKPYNRQDPSERQVMIKVLDVDDNKPRFMKDNITIGVRLNVPIDTSLITLEAYDEDSEALPINYAMGQVSFTSLAEPSMAKKKIPSYLALNPATGELRTTGSLAGFSDGFMEIPITANNSKIPGRDTKVTLRIFLLRDRDMLKFVFSKPPAEVRKTLEDFEKAVQQALSLPITVNVYDTQFYSKDDNSLDFSSTSSCFQMVGREAYDLEEMKALLRDPKNDELKKVYEKFHVERVQHCAATVARADASMTQMWVLAIAALVGLAAIISSCTLCCMHSKYKRRVKHARIREQTRPPLSYVSSGPGMVNAHSHTTLGTLGPGTMVTLGPHEGPYEWGADTTLYHPSTLSRS, from the exons Atg GTGACAATGAGGATTTTCATATGGATCGCATTGCTGACCTCGAGTGTGAGAGGTCAAGTGATAAACCGAGCGCCGCATTTCATCCATGGAGGGGACATGTCACGCCTGGCAGTTTCCGAAGGAACTCTTCCAGGAGCTGCTGTTTACACACTCCTAGGCGAAGATCCAGAGGGTTCTAAATTACATTACTCGATCAGTGGTGAATATTTTACAGTGAATAGAGACAATGGAGTAGTCACGCTGCGTAAATCATTGGACCGTGAGGCGCAGGATCTTATTGAAGTTATAATAAGTATTACAG atGAAGGCGTAGCTGGTTCGGAACCGAACACAGTGTCTCTAAGACGCGAAATAGCTGTGCTAGATGAAAATGACAACCCGCCAATGTATCACGGGCGTCCTTACGCAACGCGAATTCCCGAGAGTGCTAGCGTTGGAAGTCTATTACTACCAGAGGGTACTGTCACGGTGACTGATCGTGACGGGGGCGTAAACGCTGACGTTGATGTCAAGTGCGTGCCAGCTTCCACTGACGATGATTCTTGCACTGTTTTCAACGTCACGACTGAGAAAATAACTGAGGGAAAGTATGACGTGAAGATAAGTGTCTTGCGACCGTTGAATTACGAGCGACGTAGCTCATATTTGATTACGCTGTTGGCTACGGACGGTGCCAGTGATCCTGGCAAGCGATTGCAGGCCAAAGCGACTGTTGCAGTTGATGTTCTGGACGTCCAGGATCAGCCACCGATTTTTCTAAACGCTCCTTATAGCGCGGCGATACCGGAAAACACTTCTCCCGGATACACGGTAATGACCATAAGAGCTCGTGACGGAGATACTGGTCAGTCACGCAGCGTCTTGCTCACTCTCGAGGGTGATGATCTTAATCactttgatttaaaaacttCTAAGGAAGGAGATATTACTGTGGGCACATTAGTGACCACGGAAATTCCGCTGGATAGAGAGGAGTCGAGAATTTTACATGACGGCGGAATTTATACATTTCGTGTACGAGCTACTGAGTTAATTAACAATGAAATTCCTGCTGACTCAACGGCCTCGGTCGTGACGATTGTCGTCAGAGATGTTGATGATCTGTCGCCTAAATTCAGCGATGACTTTTATAATATCAAAGTTCTGGAAGACATTGGCGTGGATACGCCGCTACCAG GACTCAACATGGTAGTAAGTGACGATGATGTTGGAGACAACGCCAAGTTCCGTCTGGCTTTGCGAGATGCTCCAGGGTACCCAGGAATCAGCAGAGCTTTTTCAGTGACGCCGGAATTCGCTCAGGGTCGTGTGCCGGTTGTAATAAAAGTCCGAGATCCTCAAGTTCTTGATTACGACGTAGACGATCCTAGGAAACGGGAATTAGAGTTTGACGTAACCGCGTCAGTGGGCGATCGTGTAGCGGCTTTCTCTCGAATCCATGTAAGTCTGCTGGATGCTAATGATCATGCGCCGGAATTTACTCAAGCGGTTTACAAGCTCTCGGTCCGCGAAGATTCAAAACCTGGCGCCAAGTTTGGTGATATCGTGGCGATGGATCTAGACAGCGGAGCTTATGGAGAACTGACTTATACTCTACGGGGATTCGGAGCTGATAAGTTTAGAACAGATTCTACAGAAGGGGGAATTTGGGTGGCGAAGCCGCTGGACTACGAGACCCAGAAGTCCTATTCTTTGACGATGGAAGCTCGTGATGGGGGTGGAAGAGTTTCTACGGTGAATGTTTTGATCGAACTGGACGATGTTAATGACAACGCGCCAGTTTTTGAGCAGAAAGAATACTCGCGAACTGTTCGCGAAGGTGCGACTAGTTTTGAACCCCAGATGTTTGTTCGCGCCACTGACGTTGACGGGCCAGCGCATGGAAACGGAAAAGTAACTTACTCGATAAGTCATCACAATGGAATGACCGAAGAcgttttcaaaataaactcCGAGACTGGAGAAGTGATAATGAACTTACCAGCAAAGTCTGGAGACACTGAACGAGGTCTCTACGAACTAGACATCCGCGCTACTGATCACGGATACCCTCCGTTGTATTCCGAAGCTAAATTACTAGTGCGAGTTGGAGTTCCAGGTAACCAGCGACCGGTTTTCCGAGGGAACTTCAAAGGCGGACCGCCTGGTCCCAATAGCTACCGAGCAAGACTTCTAGAAAATGCTAGTCCAGGTACGGAAGTCATTAGAGTGATTGCCAACGACCCGGATGGACGAGACCAGTTGATCCAGTACTACATTGCGTCGGGAGCTAAAGACAATTTCGTAATTGATTCCAGTTCAGGAATTATCACCGTCTCACCTGACGCGCGCCTGGATTTGGATGCCGGGGGTGATAAGTATGAAGTTATTGTCTATGCCGTGGATTCGGGAACTCCAGTGCGAGAAACTGCGACCACGACAGTCACTGTGACTATTCTGGATGTCAATAACAAGCCTCCTAAATTCAGCAACTCAACTTATCTGGTCTACGTCTCCGAGCGCGCGGCTATTGGAGATTCCGTGCTGAAAGTTACCGCGACTGATCCAGATTCTGATTCAAAATTAAAGTATTCAATCGTAGAACCCATTAATGCCGTTGATAAGACTGGAGTCGCGTTAAAAAGCACTTCTCCATATGATTATAAGAGTGCGTTCAGAATAAACTCGACTAGCGGAATGATTTCCGTCAACCGTGTCCTAGATTATCAAGTTGCAGCTGTTATTATTCTGACCATTCAAGTGGAAGATGTTAATGCCATAGTAGATAAAGATAAACAGATAGATAAGACTGAAGTTACTATTTATATCCAAGCGTTCAGCGACGACAAcccgatttttttgaattccgGTTGGTCTGCTAATAATCCAGTGATCCGCGTCACTGTTCCCGAAGAGCAGCCACTGGGCACTACGTTACTGATGCTCTCCGCCAAGGAACTCAGTGGCCACCCGGTTCAGAGGTTTGAGTTGGTCAGAGAAGACGCAGATGACAGTTATGTAAATGTCGGTGTGCAGAGCGGAAACATTGTGCTGAGCAAGCGGCTGGATTACGAGTCTCTGGGTCagaagtttataaaattcaaagttcgCGCCCTGGCTCTCGATTACGACATCACTAGAAGAATGTCTGAGACGACTGTCATCGTAGAAGTCCAGGATACTAATGACAATAGTCCAGTATTCACTCAGAAAGATTACAAGGTATCGGTTCTTGAAGATTCCAAGccgggaaaaataattttgaacatCAAAGCTATCGACATGGACAGTTCTAATACCGAGCAAGAAATAAGAAGGGGTTTCGGAGAAGTGAGATACGCTCTTACTGGAGAGAACGCAAACTTGTTCGAAATAGATCCGATGGGCGGAAATATTCAGATCGCAGAGAACACGGCTCTGGATCGCGAGCGACAGTCGGTCTTGAGGTTCTACGTCATCGCTTCCGATATGCCTCAAGGTGGCGCTGAGCAGAAAACTACACGAGTCCTTGTCACTGTTGATGTCCTGGATGTCAATGACAATGCCCCGAGTTTCCTGCAGTCTTCTTACACAGCAGTGATTCCCGAAAACGCTCCCATGAATGTCAGTATTGTCAACATCACCGCCACTGATCCGGATGAGGGTAAAGGCGGCGAGATCCATTTTGAAATAATCGACGAAGGCGAAGCCAATGGGCTGTTCAAGATAAATCACAAGACGGGAGAAATATCTTCGGCGAAAAAGCTCACTGGCAAAGGAAGAACTGAGCCCTATATGATGCGAGTCAGAGCCCAGGATTCTGGTAATCCTGTTTTGCATTCCGACGTTTCGCTGACTTTGTACATCGGCGACGTTGTCAGTAATGACGGCGTTCCTCTGTTCATACGCCCAACGTTAGATGAGATCGCTTATATATCAGAAAATTCAACAATCGGTAGCCCAGTTTTCCAAGTAGTCGCTTCAGATCCCGACGATCCCAATTTGCCCAACGGAAAAATCACCTTCAAGTTTCTGGAGGACGGAAATTTCGGAAATGACGCCAGCGCTTTTCGCATCAACGGAGACACGGGATTGATAACCACCAGAAAATTGTTGGACAGAGAGGTCAAGGACAGTTATACTCTGATTTTGATTGCTCAGGATCTAGGAGATCCGCCTCAACAAGCGTCAAGAGTATTGCAAGTAATCGTCAACGACATCGACGACCACAAGCCGCATTTCAAAAGAAGTCTGGACAGTCCGCCCATAGAACTGAGTATTCAGGAAGAAGTTCCCGAAGGAACCGTCGTCGGAATGATCGAAGCAATCGACGAAGACGTTGGGGAAAACGGAATGATCGACTACGTAATCATTTACGGCAACGAAGGCGGGCTTTTTACAATCGAACGTCTAGATAACAATTCCGCGGTGATAAAAACCGGCGGCCGCATAGATCGCGAAACCTCTGCGCGGCATTTGATTACAGTAAAGTGCTATAAATATCCCGTTCAAAAGTCTGATGTGATTCCTAAGCCTTACAATCGCCAAGATCCTTCTGAAAGACAGGTGATGATCAAAGTACTGGACGTTGACGACAATAAGCCGCGATTTATGAAAGATAATATAACTATAGGTGTAAGATTAAATGTGCCAATAGACACGAGTCTCATTACCCTTGAGGCCTATGACGAAGATTCAGAAGCACTCCCCATTAATTACGCAATGGGTCAAGTATCTTTTACGTCACTTGCCGAGCCTTCGATGGCCAAGAAAAAAATCCCGTCTTACTTGGCACTGAATCCCGCGACCGGGGAGCTAAGGACGACTGGATCTCTAGCCGGATTCTCTGATGGGTTCATGGAAATACCGATTACCGCAAACAATTCTAAAATACCCGGCAGAGATACTAAAGTAACTcttagaatatttttgttacGAGACCGCGATATGTTGAAATTCGTGTTCTCTAAGCCGCCTGCTGAGGTAAGAAAGACTCTAGAAGACTTCGAGAAAGCCGTACAACAAGCGTTGTCTCTCCCCATCACCGTTAACGTCTACGACACCCAGTTCTATTCGAAAGACGACAACAGCCTTGACTTTTCATCGACGAGTTCCTGCTTCCAGATGGTAGGTCGCGAGGCCTACGATCTAGAAGAGATGAAGGCGCTCCTTCGTGATCCGAAAAATGATGAACTTAAAAAAGTATACGAGAAGTTCCACGTCGAGAGAGTTCAGCATTGCGCAGCCACTGTTGCCAGAGCGGACGCTTCTATGACTCAGATGTGGGTGCTGGCTATCGCGGCTCTCGTTGGTCTTGCAGCAATTATTTCCAGCTGCACGCTTTGCTGTATGCATTCCAA GTACAAAAGACGAGTCAAGCATGCGCGCATCCGAGAACAGACCCGTCCGCCATTGAGTTACGTGTCCTCAGGACCCGGGATGGTCAATGCTCACTCTCACACGACTTTGGGAACTCTGGGTCCCGGGACCATGGTCACGCTGGGTCCCCATGAGGGTCCGTATGAGTGGGGTGCGGACACGACTCTCTACCATCCCAGTACTCTGTCCAGATCATAG
- the LOC103571029 gene encoding cadherin-23 isoform X2, giving the protein MRIFIWIALLTSSVRGQVINRAPHFIHGGDMSRLAVSEGTLPGAAVYTLLGEDPEGSKLHYSISGEYFTVNRDNGVVTLRKSLDREAQDLIEVIISITDEGVAGSEPNTVSLRREIAVLDENDNPPMYHGRPYATRIPESASVGSLLLPEGTVTVTDRDGGVNADVDVKCVPASTDDDSCTVFNVTTEKITEGKYDVKISVLRPLNYERRSSYLITLLATDGASDPGKRLQAKATVAVDVLDVQDQPPIFLNAPYSAAIPENTSPGYTVMTIRARDGDTGQSRSVLLTLEGDDLNHFDLKTSKEGDITVGTLVTTEIPLDREESRILHDGGIYTFRVRATELINNEIPADSTASVVTIVVRDVDDLSPKFSDDFYNIKVLEDIGVDTPLPGLNMVVSDDDVGDNAKFRLALRDAPGYPGISRAFSVTPEFAQGRVPVVIKVRDPQVLDYDVDDPRKRELEFDVTASVGDRVAAFSRIHVSLLDANDHAPEFTQAVYKLSVREDSKPGAKFGDIVAMDLDSGAYGELTYTLRGFGADKFRTDSTEGGIWVAKPLDYETQKSYSLTMEARDGGGRVSTVNVLIELDDVNDNAPVFEQKEYSRTVREGATSFEPQMFVRATDVDGPAHGNGKVTYSISHHNGMTEDVFKINSETGEVIMNLPAKSGDTERGLYELDIRATDHGYPPLYSEAKLLVRVGVPGNQRPVFRGNFKGGPPGPNSYRARLLENASPGTEVIRVIANDPDGRDQLIQYYIASGAKDNFVIDSSSGIITVSPDARLDLDAGGDKYEVIVYAVDSGTPVRETATTTVTVTILDVNNKPPKFSNSTYLVYVSERAAIGDSVLKVTATDPDSDSKLKYSIVEPINAVDKTGVALKSTSPYDYKSAFRINSTSGMISVNRVLDYQVAAVIILTIQVEDVNAIVDKDKQIDKTEVTIYIQAFSDDNPIFLNSGWSANNPVIRVTVPEEQPLGTTLLMLSAKELSGHPVQRFELVREDADDSYVNVGVQSGNIVLSKRLDYESLGQKFIKFKVRALALDYDITRRMSETTVIVEVQDTNDNSPVFTQKDYKVSVLEDSKPGKIILNIKAIDMDSSNTEQEIRRGFGEVRYALTGENANLFEIDPMGGNIQIAENTALDRERQSVLRFYVIASDMPQGGAEQKTTRVLVTVDVLDVNDNAPSFLQSSYTAVIPENAPMNVSIVNITATDPDEGKGGEIHFEIIDEGEANGLFKINHKTGEISSAKKLTGKGRTEPYMMRVRAQDSGNPVLHSDVSLTLYIGDVVSNDGVPLFIRPTLDEIAYISENSTIGSPVFQVVASDPDDPNLPNGKITFKFLEDGNFGNDASAFRINGDTGLITTRKLLDREVKDSYTLILIAQDLGDPPQQASRVLQVIVNDIDDHKPHFKRSLDSPPIELSIQEEVPEGTVVGMIEAIDEDVGENGMIDYVIIYGNEGGLFTIERLDNNSAVIKTGGRIDRETSARHLITVKCYKYPVQKSDVIPKPYNRQDPSERQVMIKVLDVDDNKPRFMKDNITIGVRLNVPIDTSLITLEAYDEDSEALPINYAMGQVSFTSLAEPSMAKKKIPSYLALNPATGELRTTGSLAGFSDGFMEIPITANNSKIPGRDTKVTLRIFLLRDRDMLKFVFSKPPAEVRKTLEDFEKAVQQALSLPITVNVYDTQFYSKDDNSLDFSSTSSCFQMVGREAYDLEEMKALLRDPKNDELKKVYEKFHVERVQHCAATVARADASMTQMWVLAIAALVGLAAIISSCTLCCMHSKYKRRVKHARIREQTRPPLSYVSSGPGMVNAHSHTTLGTLGPGTMVTLGPHEGPYEWGADTTLYHPSTLSRS; this is encoded by the exons ATGAGGATTTTCATATGGATCGCATTGCTGACCTCGAGTGTGAGAGGTCAAGTGATAAACCGAGCGCCGCATTTCATCCATGGAGGGGACATGTCACGCCTGGCAGTTTCCGAAGGAACTCTTCCAGGAGCTGCTGTTTACACACTCCTAGGCGAAGATCCAGAGGGTTCTAAATTACATTACTCGATCAGTGGTGAATATTTTACAGTGAATAGAGACAATGGAGTAGTCACGCTGCGTAAATCATTGGACCGTGAGGCGCAGGATCTTATTGAAGTTATAATAAGTATTACAG atGAAGGCGTAGCTGGTTCGGAACCGAACACAGTGTCTCTAAGACGCGAAATAGCTGTGCTAGATGAAAATGACAACCCGCCAATGTATCACGGGCGTCCTTACGCAACGCGAATTCCCGAGAGTGCTAGCGTTGGAAGTCTATTACTACCAGAGGGTACTGTCACGGTGACTGATCGTGACGGGGGCGTAAACGCTGACGTTGATGTCAAGTGCGTGCCAGCTTCCACTGACGATGATTCTTGCACTGTTTTCAACGTCACGACTGAGAAAATAACTGAGGGAAAGTATGACGTGAAGATAAGTGTCTTGCGACCGTTGAATTACGAGCGACGTAGCTCATATTTGATTACGCTGTTGGCTACGGACGGTGCCAGTGATCCTGGCAAGCGATTGCAGGCCAAAGCGACTGTTGCAGTTGATGTTCTGGACGTCCAGGATCAGCCACCGATTTTTCTAAACGCTCCTTATAGCGCGGCGATACCGGAAAACACTTCTCCCGGATACACGGTAATGACCATAAGAGCTCGTGACGGAGATACTGGTCAGTCACGCAGCGTCTTGCTCACTCTCGAGGGTGATGATCTTAATCactttgatttaaaaacttCTAAGGAAGGAGATATTACTGTGGGCACATTAGTGACCACGGAAATTCCGCTGGATAGAGAGGAGTCGAGAATTTTACATGACGGCGGAATTTATACATTTCGTGTACGAGCTACTGAGTTAATTAACAATGAAATTCCTGCTGACTCAACGGCCTCGGTCGTGACGATTGTCGTCAGAGATGTTGATGATCTGTCGCCTAAATTCAGCGATGACTTTTATAATATCAAAGTTCTGGAAGACATTGGCGTGGATACGCCGCTACCAG GACTCAACATGGTAGTAAGTGACGATGATGTTGGAGACAACGCCAAGTTCCGTCTGGCTTTGCGAGATGCTCCAGGGTACCCAGGAATCAGCAGAGCTTTTTCAGTGACGCCGGAATTCGCTCAGGGTCGTGTGCCGGTTGTAATAAAAGTCCGAGATCCTCAAGTTCTTGATTACGACGTAGACGATCCTAGGAAACGGGAATTAGAGTTTGACGTAACCGCGTCAGTGGGCGATCGTGTAGCGGCTTTCTCTCGAATCCATGTAAGTCTGCTGGATGCTAATGATCATGCGCCGGAATTTACTCAAGCGGTTTACAAGCTCTCGGTCCGCGAAGATTCAAAACCTGGCGCCAAGTTTGGTGATATCGTGGCGATGGATCTAGACAGCGGAGCTTATGGAGAACTGACTTATACTCTACGGGGATTCGGAGCTGATAAGTTTAGAACAGATTCTACAGAAGGGGGAATTTGGGTGGCGAAGCCGCTGGACTACGAGACCCAGAAGTCCTATTCTTTGACGATGGAAGCTCGTGATGGGGGTGGAAGAGTTTCTACGGTGAATGTTTTGATCGAACTGGACGATGTTAATGACAACGCGCCAGTTTTTGAGCAGAAAGAATACTCGCGAACTGTTCGCGAAGGTGCGACTAGTTTTGAACCCCAGATGTTTGTTCGCGCCACTGACGTTGACGGGCCAGCGCATGGAAACGGAAAAGTAACTTACTCGATAAGTCATCACAATGGAATGACCGAAGAcgttttcaaaataaactcCGAGACTGGAGAAGTGATAATGAACTTACCAGCAAAGTCTGGAGACACTGAACGAGGTCTCTACGAACTAGACATCCGCGCTACTGATCACGGATACCCTCCGTTGTATTCCGAAGCTAAATTACTAGTGCGAGTTGGAGTTCCAGGTAACCAGCGACCGGTTTTCCGAGGGAACTTCAAAGGCGGACCGCCTGGTCCCAATAGCTACCGAGCAAGACTTCTAGAAAATGCTAGTCCAGGTACGGAAGTCATTAGAGTGATTGCCAACGACCCGGATGGACGAGACCAGTTGATCCAGTACTACATTGCGTCGGGAGCTAAAGACAATTTCGTAATTGATTCCAGTTCAGGAATTATCACCGTCTCACCTGACGCGCGCCTGGATTTGGATGCCGGGGGTGATAAGTATGAAGTTATTGTCTATGCCGTGGATTCGGGAACTCCAGTGCGAGAAACTGCGACCACGACAGTCACTGTGACTATTCTGGATGTCAATAACAAGCCTCCTAAATTCAGCAACTCAACTTATCTGGTCTACGTCTCCGAGCGCGCGGCTATTGGAGATTCCGTGCTGAAAGTTACCGCGACTGATCCAGATTCTGATTCAAAATTAAAGTATTCAATCGTAGAACCCATTAATGCCGTTGATAAGACTGGAGTCGCGTTAAAAAGCACTTCTCCATATGATTATAAGAGTGCGTTCAGAATAAACTCGACTAGCGGAATGATTTCCGTCAACCGTGTCCTAGATTATCAAGTTGCAGCTGTTATTATTCTGACCATTCAAGTGGAAGATGTTAATGCCATAGTAGATAAAGATAAACAGATAGATAAGACTGAAGTTACTATTTATATCCAAGCGTTCAGCGACGACAAcccgatttttttgaattccgGTTGGTCTGCTAATAATCCAGTGATCCGCGTCACTGTTCCCGAAGAGCAGCCACTGGGCACTACGTTACTGATGCTCTCCGCCAAGGAACTCAGTGGCCACCCGGTTCAGAGGTTTGAGTTGGTCAGAGAAGACGCAGATGACAGTTATGTAAATGTCGGTGTGCAGAGCGGAAACATTGTGCTGAGCAAGCGGCTGGATTACGAGTCTCTGGGTCagaagtttataaaattcaaagttcgCGCCCTGGCTCTCGATTACGACATCACTAGAAGAATGTCTGAGACGACTGTCATCGTAGAAGTCCAGGATACTAATGACAATAGTCCAGTATTCACTCAGAAAGATTACAAGGTATCGGTTCTTGAAGATTCCAAGccgggaaaaataattttgaacatCAAAGCTATCGACATGGACAGTTCTAATACCGAGCAAGAAATAAGAAGGGGTTTCGGAGAAGTGAGATACGCTCTTACTGGAGAGAACGCAAACTTGTTCGAAATAGATCCGATGGGCGGAAATATTCAGATCGCAGAGAACACGGCTCTGGATCGCGAGCGACAGTCGGTCTTGAGGTTCTACGTCATCGCTTCCGATATGCCTCAAGGTGGCGCTGAGCAGAAAACTACACGAGTCCTTGTCACTGTTGATGTCCTGGATGTCAATGACAATGCCCCGAGTTTCCTGCAGTCTTCTTACACAGCAGTGATTCCCGAAAACGCTCCCATGAATGTCAGTATTGTCAACATCACCGCCACTGATCCGGATGAGGGTAAAGGCGGCGAGATCCATTTTGAAATAATCGACGAAGGCGAAGCCAATGGGCTGTTCAAGATAAATCACAAGACGGGAGAAATATCTTCGGCGAAAAAGCTCACTGGCAAAGGAAGAACTGAGCCCTATATGATGCGAGTCAGAGCCCAGGATTCTGGTAATCCTGTTTTGCATTCCGACGTTTCGCTGACTTTGTACATCGGCGACGTTGTCAGTAATGACGGCGTTCCTCTGTTCATACGCCCAACGTTAGATGAGATCGCTTATATATCAGAAAATTCAACAATCGGTAGCCCAGTTTTCCAAGTAGTCGCTTCAGATCCCGACGATCCCAATTTGCCCAACGGAAAAATCACCTTCAAGTTTCTGGAGGACGGAAATTTCGGAAATGACGCCAGCGCTTTTCGCATCAACGGAGACACGGGATTGATAACCACCAGAAAATTGTTGGACAGAGAGGTCAAGGACAGTTATACTCTGATTTTGATTGCTCAGGATCTAGGAGATCCGCCTCAACAAGCGTCAAGAGTATTGCAAGTAATCGTCAACGACATCGACGACCACAAGCCGCATTTCAAAAGAAGTCTGGACAGTCCGCCCATAGAACTGAGTATTCAGGAAGAAGTTCCCGAAGGAACCGTCGTCGGAATGATCGAAGCAATCGACGAAGACGTTGGGGAAAACGGAATGATCGACTACGTAATCATTTACGGCAACGAAGGCGGGCTTTTTACAATCGAACGTCTAGATAACAATTCCGCGGTGATAAAAACCGGCGGCCGCATAGATCGCGAAACCTCTGCGCGGCATTTGATTACAGTAAAGTGCTATAAATATCCCGTTCAAAAGTCTGATGTGATTCCTAAGCCTTACAATCGCCAAGATCCTTCTGAAAGACAGGTGATGATCAAAGTACTGGACGTTGACGACAATAAGCCGCGATTTATGAAAGATAATATAACTATAGGTGTAAGATTAAATGTGCCAATAGACACGAGTCTCATTACCCTTGAGGCCTATGACGAAGATTCAGAAGCACTCCCCATTAATTACGCAATGGGTCAAGTATCTTTTACGTCACTTGCCGAGCCTTCGATGGCCAAGAAAAAAATCCCGTCTTACTTGGCACTGAATCCCGCGACCGGGGAGCTAAGGACGACTGGATCTCTAGCCGGATTCTCTGATGGGTTCATGGAAATACCGATTACCGCAAACAATTCTAAAATACCCGGCAGAGATACTAAAGTAACTcttagaatatttttgttacGAGACCGCGATATGTTGAAATTCGTGTTCTCTAAGCCGCCTGCTGAGGTAAGAAAGACTCTAGAAGACTTCGAGAAAGCCGTACAACAAGCGTTGTCTCTCCCCATCACCGTTAACGTCTACGACACCCAGTTCTATTCGAAAGACGACAACAGCCTTGACTTTTCATCGACGAGTTCCTGCTTCCAGATGGTAGGTCGCGAGGCCTACGATCTAGAAGAGATGAAGGCGCTCCTTCGTGATCCGAAAAATGATGAACTTAAAAAAGTATACGAGAAGTTCCACGTCGAGAGAGTTCAGCATTGCGCAGCCACTGTTGCCAGAGCGGACGCTTCTATGACTCAGATGTGGGTGCTGGCTATCGCGGCTCTCGTTGGTCTTGCAGCAATTATTTCCAGCTGCACGCTTTGCTGTATGCATTCCAA GTACAAAAGACGAGTCAAGCATGCGCGCATCCGAGAACAGACCCGTCCGCCATTGAGTTACGTGTCCTCAGGACCCGGGATGGTCAATGCTCACTCTCACACGACTTTGGGAACTCTGGGTCCCGGGACCATGGTCACGCTGGGTCCCCATGAGGGTCCGTATGAGTGGGGTGCGGACACGACTCTCTACCATCCCAGTACTCTGTCCAGATCATAG